One Setaria italica strain Yugu1 chromosome II, Setaria_italica_v2.0, whole genome shotgun sequence DNA segment encodes these proteins:
- the LOC101784800 gene encoding ethylene-responsive transcription factor ERF094-like, with protein sequence METKSTRAPPFHPAHMELLHPIHGGFYLYGDYAAATSSSSSSTSSSDSLPFGMGGGGCCGDEVPAPAASEASVPAAAAGGAGRAGQLAAPGSSSSDKGAAFVGVRRRPWGRFAAEIRDSTRNGARVWLGTFDSAEAAAMAYDQAALSARGPGAALNFPVERVQESLRALALGGCSGGGGAAASPAGSPVLALKSRHSKRKRRKKSEIAAAAAAAAAAANGAVASGRSRSKSAAAAAEQQRFVVELEDLGADYLEELLRISES encoded by the coding sequence ATGGAAACAAAGTCAACCAGAGCACCACCATTTCATCCGGCACACATGGAGCTCCTCCACCCCATCCACGGCGGCTTCTACCTGTACGGCGACTACGCCGCcgcgacgtcgtcgtcgtcgtcctccacctcctcctccgactcGCTCCCGTTCGGCatgggcggcggtggctgctgcgGCGACGAggtgcccgcgcccgccgcgtccGAGGCCTCGGTGCCGGCagcggctgccggcggcgcgggacggGCGGGGCAGCTGGCGGCgccgggcagcagcagcagcgacaaGGGTGCGGCGTTCGTCGGTGTGCGGAGGCGGCCGTGGGGGAGGTTCGCGGCGGAGATCCGGGACTCCACGCGGAACGGCGCGCGGgtgtggctcggcaccttcgacagcgccgaggccgccgccatggcgtaCGACCAGGCGGCGCTGTCGGCGCGGGGACCCGGGGCGGCGCTCAACTTCCCCGTCGAGCGCGTGCAGGAGTCGCTCCGCGCGCTCGCGCTcggcggctgcagcggcggcggaggcgcggccgCCTCCCCGGCGGGATCGCCCGTGCTGGCGCTCAAGTCGCGGCACTCCAAGAGGAAGCGCCGGAAGAAGTCCgagatcgcggcggcggcggcggcggcggcggctgctgcgaaCGGCGCGGTGGCATcgggcaggagcaggagcaagagcgccgccgcggcggccgagcaGCAGCGGTTCGTCGTCGAGCTGGAGGACCTCGGCGCGGACTACCTGGAGGAGCTCCTCAGGATCTCCGAGAGCTAA